The genomic window TCGCAGAAATTCTTAAACGAAGGGCTGCTTTTGTTTCTATAAGCCAGAACAAATCTGTCTACGAGCCTTGGGGGGCACAAGGACACGAAAATCATCGTGAGAGAGGCAGTCTTCCGGCAACGATCAAGGTTGTTGAAGCTGCACGCAAAGCCAGTAATTTCGTTTCTTTCAGCTGGATTGGCTATTCTGTCTTCCGTGAGAATTATCCTCAGACAATCTTCGATAAGGTGCAGTACGAAACATGGATCGAGGGTCTGAACTTCACGGATGAACAGAAAGAGAAGGATAACGAACTCGTAGATGAGCTGAAGGCGTTGGTCAGACCGGGAGATTTGCAATTCAACGAACTTGCACTGCAGACCGCTTTCGTTGGCACTCAGCTTCCGCTCGAGTTAGCTAGAAAAAGAGTTGAGGTCATCGTCTTTACCGGTATACATCTCGATTGGTGCGTCGAAGGGAATGCCCGTTCGGCCCGCGATCACGGTTATTTACCAATCGTAATCGGTGATGCTACCGGCTGCCAGAAGCCTGAGCAGGAAGCTGCTGCAATGGAGCGAATCAATAACTTCTTTGCACCTGTCATTTCGGCTGACACTTTCGTAAGACTCCTAGAACAACCCGTCTAAGTAAGTCAATTTTGTGTGACTCCAACAATACGGTGATTCCCAATATAATTTTTATAATAAATTTATAAGACAAAAA from Bacillus methanolicus includes these protein-coding regions:
- a CDS encoding cysteine hydrolase produces the protein MTNIALNNNKIGGIHAIPELAPQWKKLNLAEILKRRAAFVSISQNKSVYEPWGAQGHENHRERGSLPATIKVVEAARKASNFVSFSWIGYSVFRENYPQTIFDKVQYETWIEGLNFTDEQKEKDNELVDELKALVRPGDLQFNELALQTAFVGTQLPLELARKRVEVIVFTGIHLDWCVEGNARSARDHGYLPIVIGDATGCQKPEQEAAAMERINNFFAPVISADTFVRLLEQPV